The Salvelinus alpinus chromosome 30, SLU_Salpinus.1, whole genome shotgun sequence genomic interval TGAAGCGTCGTAGTCTCTCCAGGTATTGGCTGTAGAGCTCTATGTCGTTGTGTCCCGCCCCCTCCACCCAAAGTGGCTCCACGGCCTTGGGACAGCGCTCAAACAGAGCCAGGCCGTGGGAGAAGTCGATCACCTCGTCCTCCGTCCCGTGGATGATCAGCACCGGGGATGGGATCTTAGACACCTTCTCTATGCTGCAATACATCGGTTATAATCAGTTAGTAAGCAGTCTACGAGACCTTGTCCTTGTTTCTGCGATTGCATTTGTGTATGATTGTTTTGTAATGTGGATTTTGGGTGAGGAGTCCAAATATCTATTTAATCCAAAAGACGTGTGCCTTCATGACAATTTATTTTGTTCTGGATCTAAATTAAGCATTctaatagtttttttgtgtgcatgtgtgtcttacTTGGGGAAGGCATCAAAGCAGTAGGTCTTCTTGGTGTCAGGGAAGGCCACCCTCATGCCAGAGGTGAGAGGGGAGTGGAGCACCACAGCAGCACACTCAAACCTGGACGCCAGGTCCACCGTGGGTACCGTGCCAATACTCTGCCCATACAGGATGATGTTCTCTGGGCTGATGCCatacctgacacacacacgcacagagagagagaaatgagtaAACAAATACAGAGAGAACCAAAATAGGTCTACTTGTTTttccaacaagctctcacagtctgaCATcggaattagacgttcatccatgttttttAAAcgtcagggttaaggttaggcattaactccaaatggttaaggtaagggttaaggtaggTTTTAACAAGATTCTATCgctggattcgaacttgcaacattTGGAATCAAATgcagatgcttacgcccatccgCTATCCCCTTCCTCAATGCTCAAGCAAAACCTACTTGAAGTGGCCAGTTTCCAAGTCATCTCTTaacatcctcagacatggatggatttCGAATACTGAcctgtatcacgggtgacctggctgtggTATTCACAGTGCTTGCTAAGGCTGTCCCCGACAAAAATAATATTGGTTGACCGAGAGTCATCTGTTATTTCGACCAATCGGATTGTTCGAAGAAAAATGTAAgtatatttttccatatatagacacatcctatgtgttttaatcaaatcaactatatgctcgtctgatgctttaagcgcaCTGCTTAATAAAATAATTAAGTCACACAGATGAATGAATAGAGGGAGTCCGAcagcaattgatttgattgtggcGGGCTCAGAAACTCAGATGACAAACTTGGACAGGGGGAATGTatggttgctcaggaggtaacggggaagtcagatgtgtaccaaacaagtgctgttagattacaataccATTTATGGACCGTTTAGAACAATGTATACACTAAATAAATTAAAAACGTACCAGAGAGTCTGTTGTAAGGTTAATTTTGGGGggaaagcctttattacagcaaagactaaaaACAGACACATGCGTTCGTGAATGCAATCGCCGACATGGAACGATATATTTATTGTTTACACTTATTATTCAAAGGTCGCTTTGTCATTTTAATTTGAAACCTAAAAAAAAATATGCTCgattgcatttcaaatcatgaatgactcGTATGCTGTGTGATGTCATGAACGAAAGAATGATTGACACAGTAGCCTACATAAGTATTGAAATATGGGCCTGAGTAAGTTATGGTATTAAGCCTAAACAGGAAGCGCTCTTAGGTCTACACCTTGATGGTGGGTATACAAGGCTGCTCTAATAAGCCCACTAATGATATTGACATCACTTAAtattataatgatgatcatactagtaataataacaataaggtgATCAAGAAAATATCATTATAATAAATATTGTTTTTCTGGcaatttggaacagtgtaaacaacgcTAAATAAATTAAGTAATGCCAGAGAGGCTGTTCTAATGAAAAAAAAGTGCAAAGCCTTTATTAGAGCATAGCAAAGACTAAAAACATACaaatttgtgaaattgtttatcCGACATCTTGTGGTTGCGTGAGGCTCGGTGCTCACGggatcagtaggctattaaaacaaacactcaaacaggcaacagaagcaggatctgtcttacTTCTGTAGATATGGATggtttataaagccaggcacatttaacagttaggctgtTGATTACAGACCTAATTTAGTtggggtttcctctctcctcactgttcttAGACAATTAAGTCAAGGGCTGTTTTCTCTTCTCACTCCATTGCTGCCTCCGccacattgttctcaacaccaatatgctgggtAACTTCGCTATTATCcgcatagcaacatggtctaggaaaaggcgcCAATTCGACAGCGCACTGATGTTTCAGAACAGCGGACAGCGACCGCTACCCAACGTGGAAGAAAGCGCATTTGTAATAAAATTATATCATTTTTTtgtgttgcaccattgttcttacgtaatataaccatatacaactTCAGTAGCACgtcttagagtgatggactgtgccatccccacggcctccacaatggattagtccactcaggcAGACGAGAATTAGACAGTTGTCTTATTCACCATGAAAAAAAGTGTTTCTTTTTGCTACTGCTCGACGAAAGAAATCTCAAATCTcagaccaacagcctatcgaccaaacaatcgacaaaatggggtcagccctagtgtGTACAGCCTCAGCCCAGCACTATATAAGGAAGTTTCACACAATTTTGAGCTACAGTTTGATTCAGAGTTTGATTATTTGTTACATTGCATTTTTTGCTTCCCATTTGGTCCAGTTCATTTCACattgccaaattcaaaaaaaaaaatcctaaacAAAACCATATGTCCATGCAAGTCATTTGTTTATTTGACAAAAACGCTCACGTTAAATCCATCTACAGTaccttcggaaattattcagaccacttgactttttccacattgttaggttacagccttattctaaaattgattacatcttacattttttctcatcaatctacacacaataccccataatgacaaaccagaAAACAGGTTGTAGAAAAAAACTAATATCAatattactcagtactttgttgaaccacctttggcagtgattacagcctcgagtcttaggtatgacgcgataagcttggcacacctgtatttggggagtttcacccattcttctccgcatatcctctcaagttctgtcaggttagatggggagtgttgctgcacagctattttcagatctctttGAGATGTTTGTTTGGGTTCATCCAGACTCTGGCTGGGCAaatcaagaacattcagagacttgtcccgaagccactcctgccttgtcttgactgtgcttagggtcgttgtcctgttggaaggtgaaccttcgccccagtctgaggtcctgagcgctctggagcaggttcgtcaaggatctctctgtactttgctccgttcatttttcagtcgatcctgactagtctcccagtccctgccactgaaagatgtccccacaacatgatgctgccaccaccatgcttcacaatagagatggtgccaggtttcctccagacgtgacgcttggcatttaggccaaatagttcaatcttggtttcatcagaccagagaatcttgtttctcatggtctgagagactttaagtgccttttggcaaactccaagcggactgttgtgccttttactgaggagtggtttccgtctggccactctaccataaaggcccgattggtggagtgctgcagagatggttgtccttctggaaggttctcccatctccacagaggaactctggagctctgtcagagtgaccattgcgttcttggtcacctccctgatcaaggcccttctcccccaattgctcagtttggtcgggcgacCAGTTCAattaagagtcttggtggttctaaacttcttccatttaagaataatggaggccactgtgttcttggggaccttcaatgctgcagacattttttggtacccttccccagatctgtgtcgcgacacaatcctgtctctgagctctacggacaattacttcgacctcatggcttggtttttgctctgacatgcactgtcaactgtgggaccttatatagacaggtgtgtgcctttccaaatcatgtccaatcaattgaatttaccacaagttgtagaaacatctcaaggatgatcaatggaaacaagatgcacctgagctcaatttcaattctcatagcgaagggtctgaatatttatgtaaataaggtatttctatttctgctaaaaacttgtttttgcttcatcattatggggtattgtgtgtagattgcttagtatttttaatatattttttcatccattttagaataaggctgtaacataacaaaatttggaaaaagtcaagggctctgagtactttccaaaggcactgtatgtttatCCTGAACCATCACTTGTGAGACCCAATCTTCATATTACTTACGCTTTGGTCTTCCAACAACATGTGGGATGAAACAGCGCAAAAGCCCCTCTAACTGCGGCGTGAACAGGCTATATTCAATAGCCTATCCCTGGGATAGTCGCCGTCTCCCCTAATCTACATATACTCACAGAATGTTTCAGAGATATCAAGTCATGATGCTGCAGGCTGCATTTCATAAAACGCTCGCAGTGAAACAACCAATAATAGTGTGCGACTCTGTTTCCTTTCCGTTGTTTGGTCCGGACTGCGTTCTCACCTGCAGCGAACCGCATTATGGTACGAATTGAAACGGACCAAGACCACCCTTTTTGAGCAAACCACAGTGTGTTGTTTAGTGCGCTCCGGAGTACGGGTAGTGTGTTCACACCAGTCCAAACGAACAAAATTAAAGGAGAAAACGCAACAGAGTTTGGAAAAAAACACTCCAAACAAATTCGGTGTGAAAGACCCCTAATTCAGCTGATCAAAggtcttgatgattagttgacgagcaggtgtggctgtggctgtgtgtgtgtgtgtgtgtgtgtgtgtgtgtgtgtgtgtgtgtgtgtgtgtgtgtgtaacagctgTTTACCGGGAGCGTAGGGCGTGCCAGGCAGCGTCTATGTCAGCGTAGAGGTTCTTCTCTGAGGGTTTGCCAGTGCTGACACCATAGCCAGAGTAGTCGTAGGAGAAGATGTTACAGTTGATACGCGTGCCCAGGCCAATGTAGAAGCTACTCATCTGACCCAAGTCTACTGCATTACCATGGGAGAATAGCAATGTGAACctaggagagaaggagatggggggagggagggagaaggagggtgaGAAGGTGTTGGGGAGAAGGAGGGTGAGAaggtgatgggagggagggagggagggagaaggtgatgggagggagggagggagaaggtgatgggagggagggagggagaaggtgatgggagggagggagggagaaggtgatgggagggagggagggagaaggtgatgggagggagggagggagaaggtgatgggagggagggagggagggagggagggagggagggagggagggagggagggagggagaaggtgatgggagggagggagggagggagggagggagaggaggaaatgaAAAAAAGGTACAATTTAAGAGAACGTAAAATAgaagggtgatgtactgtacaaTAGAACCATAGAATTTAATAGAACACTATCATACTTAATGCATTTCTATAAATAGAACAACCTGCACAGATGTCTATTTTTAGGGATAGACACTATGCACAGAGAGAAACAAATgccatctctttgaaaataaACAAGAGAAATGTCACAGCCCACCAATTGATTAACACTGTTCTAAATTTTTCTTCCTCccctccactcactcactcacctggCATTGGGGGCACAGCGGATGTACATGCAGCCCACCCTGTTCCCCCGGCTAGACCTTGTCAGGAACACGTCCGTCATGTCCAGCTCTCTCTGAGTGTACTGGAACTCTGCCCTCTCTGTCAGGTGGAGCTTCCacctgccctctcctcctccccctcctctgtctccccctccgcCACCCAGCCGGGAGCGCAGGCCCGGAGCCCCCAGAGAGGGGGGTGCACCCCCAGGCGTGGTCCCGGCTGCTGCCGCAGCTGTAGCCTCTGGGTCTGGCAGCATTGAGTAGGTGGGCTCTGGAGGGAGGAAGGCCAGCTTGGCTGCAATGCGGCTGGGGCAAGGAGGGCAGCAGAACAGGCAGCATAGCTCTCTAATGGACAGGCCGTTCATCTTCTActggggggggagaggggaaagtgtgtgtgggggggggggggggtgagtgtaCTAAACAGCTTGCCTAGCCGTATAAATGACACACTGATGGATGAAGCATCTGATGGTGAAGAGAAAATATTCTACCTGTATTAAAGTTCCTCAGGGACTTGGAATGAGATGGCACAAAGGTGCCAACACCACTTGATCAGGTCACTCAGCAGGCTGGATCAGTGGGCAAAAAGAGTACAATGAAGACACAGTACAGACCTGCTCAGTTGGCTAGCTTACTACCACATTATTCTGTAAGGTGGGACAATCAAAGTgagatttgaaccagtgaccctGTGGATACATGTTATACGTTCTGACCTCAGTCTTGGCTGAGACGTTGTATGCCAGCCTTGCATACATAGGAAGCCGTAGCTACTATTTAGTTAACAATGCAATACAATTTCAGATTTCACAAGCTAACGTTAACTTTAGTAGCTCATTTACAATGTCCTAAAAATGCACATATTGTGTGTATTCACGTTAACTAGCAAGCCACAGCTACCAGGAAAGGAAAGATAATATCTAGGTAATTTTAACTTCGATATCATACTGCATATTATGGTGAATCACTCAGTAACACTGATGTTCAATAATGAGGATAGTTaaagctagttaacgttagctaactagcgaATTAGCTTGATAAACTAGCTATATTGATTGTGATGTACCCTAGCTAACCCTGCTAGATAGATACCGGTACATAGAGTTAACGTTATGTGTCGGAAAATATAGCTTGGGAAACGAGACGATATTTAGCCAGCTAAATCTGTGGCTAATGTTAATGcaataacgttagctagttatcgGTAAATAACTTGCTAGGTGGTGTAGCTAATGCTAGTtggttaagctagctagctatgtcaaAACAtcaattagctagctaacgttagctagcttaagGTTGATTTACCTCTTCACGATGGGTTTGCGGACAAGATAAAATATTCCTGTCTATCAAAAAAGAGCTGCACAATACCTCGAAAATTCTTCTTGAGCCCTGACATGGGTAATGTACTATGTATAATTTGATATGTGTCTGTCATTTGTAGATTGGCTAGATAAATATCATGACAACTACTTATTTTTTCCACAACCCTGGCCGACTAAACCCGGAAGTGACGGAGAAGAGGGCGTAGCCCATTGCATTCATTTAGCGCTTACAATGTTACATTTCACAAACTTGTCGTTTTCACTGATTACATTGTGATACTAT includes:
- the LOC139559589 gene encoding alpha/beta hydrolase domain-containing protein 17A-like, whose product is MNGLSIRELCCLFCCPPCPSRIAAKLAFLPPEPTYSMLPDPEATAAAAAGTTPGGAPPSLGAPGLRSRLGGGGGDRGGGGGEGRWKLHLTERAEFQYTQRELDMTDVFLTRSSRGNRVGCMYIRCAPNARFTLLFSHGNAVDLGQMSSFYIGLGTRINCNIFSYDYSGYGVSTGKPSEKNLYADIDAAWHALRSRYGISPENIILYGQSIGTVPTVDLASRFECAAVVLHSPLTSGMRVAFPDTKKTYCFDAFPNIEKVSKIPSPVLIIHGTEDEVIDFSHGLALFERCPKAVEPLWVEGAGHNDIELYSQYLERLRRFINQDLAAAHA